Proteins encoded by one window of Bradyrhizobium sp. B097:
- the dapE gene encoding succinyl-diaminopimelate desuccinylase, producing the protein MSDAVSITRDLVRCPSVTPADAGALGVLENLLKSAGFDVHRVTFSEPGTADIDNLYARIGSSAPHITFAGHTDVVPPGDEAAWTLGAFSGEVKDGYLYGRGAVDMKGGIACSVAAVLQYLRDHGGKPREDGNGSISFLITGDEEDVSINGTVKLLKWCAERGEKFDHCVLGEPSNVEVLGDMIKIGRRGSQSGTLVVDGVQGHVAYPHRASNPVPDISRLIVALSDEPLDHGSAQFQASNLEFTTVDVGNTASNVIPGQARAKFNIRYNDNHTQESLRQLVDERLAKACGNRIRAHIDWQPSNSNVFVTQPGPFTDLAVAAIEEVTGRKPELSTSGGTSDARFISGYCPVIEFGLVGQTMHQIDERTPVADLEKLTKVYRGVLDRYFA; encoded by the coding sequence ATGAGTGATGCCGTCTCGATTACCCGCGATCTGGTTCGCTGCCCCTCCGTCACCCCGGCCGACGCCGGCGCGCTTGGCGTTCTTGAAAATTTGCTGAAAAGCGCAGGCTTCGACGTCCACCGCGTGACGTTCTCCGAGCCCGGCACCGCCGATATCGACAATCTCTATGCCCGCATCGGCTCTTCGGCGCCGCATATCACCTTCGCCGGCCACACCGACGTGGTGCCGCCCGGCGATGAAGCGGCGTGGACGCTCGGCGCGTTCTCCGGCGAGGTCAAGGACGGCTATCTCTACGGCCGCGGCGCCGTCGACATGAAGGGCGGCATCGCCTGCAGTGTCGCCGCCGTGCTGCAATATCTAAGGGATCATGGCGGCAAGCCGCGAGAAGATGGCAACGGCTCGATCTCCTTCCTGATCACCGGCGACGAGGAAGACGTCTCGATCAACGGCACCGTCAAGCTGCTGAAATGGTGCGCCGAGCGCGGCGAAAAGTTCGACCATTGCGTGCTCGGCGAGCCCTCCAATGTCGAGGTGCTCGGCGACATGATCAAGATCGGCCGGCGCGGCTCGCAGTCGGGCACGCTGGTGGTCGATGGCGTGCAGGGCCACGTCGCCTATCCGCACCGCGCCTCGAACCCGGTGCCTGATATCTCGCGGCTGATCGTGGCGCTGAGCGACGAGCCGCTCGATCACGGCAGCGCGCAATTCCAGGCCAGCAACCTCGAATTTACCACGGTCGATGTCGGCAACACCGCAAGCAATGTGATCCCCGGCCAGGCGCGGGCGAAGTTCAACATCCGCTACAACGACAACCACACCCAGGAGAGCCTGCGGCAGCTGGTCGACGAGCGGCTGGCGAAGGCCTGCGGCAACCGCATCCGCGCCCACATCGATTGGCAGCCGTCGAACTCGAACGTGTTCGTCACCCAGCCCGGCCCGTTCACCGATCTCGCGGTCGCCGCGATCGAGGAGGTCACGGGCCGCAAGCCGGAACTCTCCACCTCGGGCGGCACGTCTGACGCGCGCTTCATCTCGGGCTATTGCCCGGTGATCGAATTCGGCCTGGTCGGCCAGACCATGCACCAGATCGACGAGCGCACGCCGGTGGCCGATCTGGAGAAGCTGACGAAGGTCTATCGTGGCGTGCTGGACCGGTATTTTGCGTAG
- the rmuC gene encoding DNA recombination protein RmuC encodes MNEILLTIGDLPLRVSDALIGLGTLALVLLLAIAMVIARASRRGAELAMAQAIRADELEERLADMLRAQSEASGRVDAMGQALAGRQAEMARAVNERLDSVTHRVGQSMEQTTRNTMDSLRVLHERLGIIDHAHKNLNELTTQVTTLRDVLANKQSRGAFGQARMEAIVQDGMPKGSFEFQYTLTTGKRPDCVVFLPDQRPLCIDAKFPLEAMTALHDARSDEERKFASQRLRADVLKHVSDIAEKYLIPGETQDTALMFVPSESVYAEIHDGFDDVVQKAYRARVVLVSPSLLMLAIQVMQQILKDARIRDAADQIRNEVMHLGDDLSRLRERVLKLQNHFGQVNEDVRQILISADKIEKRAGRIEELDFSKAETPIEVPRFVKGATPELFPAPRKLQAGE; translated from the coding sequence ATGAACGAGATTCTGCTCACGATCGGCGACCTTCCCCTCCGTGTCTCCGACGCCCTGATCGGCCTTGGCACGCTGGCGCTGGTCCTGCTGCTTGCCATCGCAATGGTGATCGCGCGCGCCAGCCGGCGCGGCGCGGAACTCGCGATGGCCCAGGCCATTCGCGCCGATGAGCTGGAAGAGCGGCTCGCCGACATGCTGCGGGCGCAGAGCGAGGCCTCCGGGCGGGTCGACGCGATGGGGCAGGCACTGGCCGGCCGTCAGGCCGAGATGGCCCGCGCGGTCAACGAGCGGCTGGACTCGGTGACCCACCGGGTCGGCCAATCGATGGAACAGACCACGCGCAACACGATGGATTCGCTGCGGGTGCTGCACGAGCGGCTCGGCATCATCGATCACGCGCACAAGAACCTCAACGAGCTCACCACCCAGGTGACGACCTTGCGCGACGTGCTCGCCAACAAGCAGTCGCGCGGCGCGTTCGGCCAGGCGCGGATGGAAGCGATCGTCCAGGACGGCATGCCGAAGGGCTCGTTCGAGTTCCAGTACACGCTGACCACGGGCAAGCGGCCGGACTGCGTCGTGTTCCTGCCCGACCAGCGTCCGCTCTGCATCGACGCGAAATTCCCGCTCGAGGCCATGACCGCGCTGCACGATGCGCGCAGCGACGAGGAACGTAAATTCGCCAGCCAGCGGCTGCGCGCCGACGTGCTGAAGCATGTCAGCGACATCGCGGAGAAGTACCTGATCCCGGGCGAGACCCAGGACACCGCGCTGATGTTCGTGCCGTCGGAATCGGTCTATGCCGAAATCCATGACGGCTTCGACGACGTGGTCCAGAAGGCCTATCGCGCCCGGGTCGTGCTGGTGTCGCCCTCCCTGCTGATGCTGGCGATCCAGGTGATGCAGCAGATCCTGAAGGACGCCCGCATCCGCGACGCCGCCGACCAGATCCGCAACGAGGTGATGCATCTCGGCGACGACCTCAGCCGGCTGCGCGAGCGCGTGCTCAAGCTGCAAAACCACTTCGGCCAGGTCAACGAGGACGTCAGGCAGATCCTGATCTCCGCCGACAAGATCGAGAAGCGCGCCGGCCGCATCGAGGAACTCGACTTCAGCAAGGCTGAGACCCCGATCGAAGTGCCGCGTTTCGTCAAGGGAGCGACGCCCGAGCTGTTCCCCGCCCCGCGCAAGCTGCAGGCGGGGGAGTAG
- the dapD gene encoding 2,3,4,5-tetrahydropyridine-2,6-dicarboxylate N-succinyltransferase, whose amino-acid sequence MSLSALETTVNTAFDARDGISTSTKGEVREAVDHALELLDKGEARVAEREASGKWKVNQWLKKAVLLSFRLNDMGQIAGGPGQASWWDKVPSKFEGWGENRFRDAGFRAVPGAIVRRSAFIARNVVLMPSFVNLGAYVDEATMIDTWSTVGSCAQIGKRVHISGGVGIGGVLEPLQAEPVIVEDDCFIGARSEVAEGVIVRRGAVLSMGVFLGASTKIVDRETGEIFVGEVPEYAVVVPGTLPAKPLKNGQPGPATACAVIVKRVDERTRAKTSINELLRD is encoded by the coding sequence ATGTCGCTGTCCGCCCTCGAAACCACCGTCAACACCGCGTTCGACGCCCGCGATGGCATCTCGACCTCGACCAAGGGCGAGGTCCGCGAGGCCGTCGACCACGCACTGGAGCTGCTCGACAAGGGCGAGGCCCGCGTCGCCGAGCGCGAGGCGAGCGGCAAGTGGAAGGTCAATCAGTGGCTGAAGAAGGCGGTGCTGCTCTCGTTCCGTCTCAACGACATGGGCCAGATCGCGGGCGGCCCGGGCCAGGCCTCGTGGTGGGACAAGGTGCCTTCGAAGTTCGAGGGCTGGGGCGAGAACCGCTTCCGCGACGCCGGCTTCCGCGCCGTGCCGGGCGCGATCGTGCGCCGCTCCGCTTTCATCGCCCGCAACGTCGTGCTGATGCCCTCCTTCGTCAATCTCGGCGCTTACGTCGATGAAGCCACCATGATCGACACCTGGTCGACGGTCGGCTCCTGCGCCCAGATCGGCAAGCGCGTACACATTTCCGGCGGCGTCGGCATCGGCGGCGTGCTCGAGCCGCTGCAGGCCGAGCCCGTGATCGTCGAGGACGACTGCTTCATCGGCGCGCGCAGCGAGGTCGCCGAAGGCGTGATCGTGCGCAGGGGCGCGGTGCTGTCGATGGGCGTGTTCCTGGGCGCCTCGACCAAGATCGTCGATCGCGAAACCGGCGAGATCTTCGTCGGCGAGGTCCCGGAGTACGCCGTCGTGGTGCCGGGCACGCTGCCGGCCAAGCCGCTGAAGAACGGCCAGCCCGGGCCGGCCACCGCCTGCGCCGTGATCGTCAAGCGCGTCGACGAGCGCACCCGCGCCAAGACCAGCATCAACGAGCTGCTGCGGGACTAA
- a CDS encoding pyrimidine 5'-nucleotidase, giving the protein MKTPRSFGHVETWVFDLDNTLYPHHVNLWQQVDARIGEFVGNWLKISPEEARRLQKDYYLRYGTTMRGMMTEHGVQADDYLAYVHKIDHSPLQPNPAMGAAIEKLPGRKLILTNGSVDHVDAVLGRLGISNHFDGVFDIIAADLEPKPAPQTYQKFLRLHDVDPAKAAMFEDLARNLVVPHELGMTTVLVVPDGSQEVVRETWELEGRDAAYVDHVTDDLTGFLQRLKP; this is encoded by the coding sequence ATGAAAACTCCCCGCAGCTTCGGCCATGTCGAGACCTGGGTGTTCGACCTCGACAACACGCTGTACCCGCATCACGTCAACCTGTGGCAGCAGGTCGATGCGCGGATCGGCGAGTTCGTCGGCAACTGGCTGAAGATCTCGCCCGAGGAGGCACGGCGGCTGCAGAAGGACTATTACCTGCGCTACGGCACCACGATGCGCGGCATGATGACCGAGCACGGTGTACAGGCCGACGACTATCTCGCCTATGTGCACAAGATCGACCACTCGCCGCTGCAGCCGAATCCGGCGATGGGCGCTGCGATCGAGAAGCTGCCGGGGCGCAAGCTGATCCTGACCAACGGCTCGGTCGACCATGTCGACGCGGTGCTCGGCCGGCTCGGCATCTCCAATCATTTCGACGGCGTGTTCGACATCATCGCCGCCGATCTCGAGCCCAAGCCGGCGCCGCAGACCTACCAGAAGTTCCTCAGGCTTCACGACGTCGATCCGGCGAAGGCTGCGATGTTCGAGGACCTCGCGCGCAATCTGGTGGTGCCGCATGAGCTCGGCATGACCACCGTGCTGGTGGTGCCCGACGGCAGCCAGGAAGTGGTGCGCGAGACCTGGGAGCTCGAAGGCCGCGACGCCGCTTATGTCGACCATGTCACGGACGATCTCACCGGGTTCTTGCAGCGGCTGAAGCCCTGA
- the def gene encoding peptide deformylase: protein MALREIIILPDKQLRLVSKPIEKVTPEIRKLADDMLETMYDAPGIGLAAIQVAQPLRLITMDLAKRDENGETTPQPRVFINPEIISHSEELSVYEEGCLSIPEYYEEVERPARVRLRFTDLDGKVHEEDAEGLYATCIQHEIDHLNGVLFVDYLSKLKRDRVFKKFEKAAKRAAE from the coding sequence ATGGCATTACGAGAAATCATCATCCTGCCGGACAAGCAGTTGCGTCTGGTATCGAAACCGATCGAGAAGGTGACGCCGGAGATCCGCAAGCTCGCCGACGACATGCTCGAGACCATGTATGACGCGCCGGGCATCGGGCTCGCGGCGATCCAGGTCGCGCAGCCGCTGCGGCTGATCACCATGGACCTCGCCAAGCGCGACGAGAACGGCGAGACCACGCCGCAGCCGCGGGTGTTCATCAATCCGGAGATCATCTCGCATTCGGAGGAGCTATCGGTCTACGAAGAGGGCTGCCTGTCGATCCCCGAATATTACGAGGAGGTCGAGCGCCCGGCGCGGGTGCGCCTGCGCTTCACCGACCTCGACGGCAAGGTGCACGAGGAGGATGCGGAAGGACTCTATGCCACCTGCATCCAGCACGAGATCGACCACCTCAACGGCGTGCTGTTCGTGGACTATCTGTCGAAGCTGAAGCGCGACCGCGTGTTCAAGAAATTCGAGAAGGCCGCCAAGCGCGCGGCGGAGTAG
- a CDS encoding DUF805 domain-containing protein, whose protein sequence is MDWANYLFGFKGRVNRAKFWLAALIIVCWMIFLAALVILAGLGGKRGFGFNVDDIFRAFDPDSYRSLTLAGLPALLVKASGTALFVWVYIAVSIKRLHDRDKSGWWMVPFFAIPGLMSQFSDRLPDDSYWVMAAGAIVFVFYIWGFIELAFLRGTSYPNRYGPNPLGKTHVRQGGDRGNGSRSRQGWDQQSELE, encoded by the coding sequence ATGGACTGGGCCAATTACCTGTTCGGCTTCAAGGGCCGCGTCAACCGGGCCAAGTTCTGGCTCGCAGCACTGATCATCGTGTGCTGGATGATATTCCTGGCCGCGCTGGTGATCTTGGCGGGCCTCGGCGGCAAGCGCGGGTTCGGCTTCAATGTCGACGACATCTTCCGGGCGTTCGACCCTGATAGCTACAGATCGCTGACCCTTGCCGGTTTGCCCGCGCTGCTGGTCAAGGCCAGCGGGACGGCACTGTTCGTCTGGGTCTACATCGCGGTCTCGATCAAGCGCCTGCACGACCGCGACAAGAGCGGCTGGTGGATGGTCCCGTTCTTCGCGATCCCAGGCCTCATGAGCCAGTTCTCGGACCGGCTTCCCGATGATTCCTATTGGGTGATGGCCGCGGGCGCGATCGTCTTCGTGTTCTATATCTGGGGCTTCATCGAGCTGGCGTTTCTGCGCGGCACCTCTTACCCCAATCGCTATGGTCCCAATCCGCTTGGAAAAACCCATGTGCGGCAAGGCGGCGACCGCGGCAACGGGTCGCGCTCCAGGCAGGGCTGGGATCAGCAGAGCGAGCTCGAATGA
- a CDS encoding GIY-YIG nuclease family protein, with amino-acid sequence MGARSFYVYILASRIGGTLYIGVTNDLIRRVGEHKLQLIESFTEKYDVVKLVYFEQFDDPENAIKREKRLKKWPRAWKISLIEKDNPDWNDLYPEIAGGGG; translated from the coding sequence TTGGGCGCACGCAGCTTCTACGTCTACATCCTTGCCAGCCGCATCGGCGGCACGCTGTATATCGGTGTGACAAATGACCTCATTCGCAGAGTCGGTGAGCACAAGCTGCAACTCATCGAGAGTTTCACTGAGAAATATGACGTGGTGAAACTCGTCTATTTCGAGCAATTCGATGACCCTGAGAACGCGATCAAGCGCGAGAAGCGGCTGAAGAAATGGCCGCGGGCATGGAAGATTTCCCTGATTGAGAAGGACAATCCGGATTGGAACGATCTTTACCCGGAGATTGCGGGTGGCGGCGGATAG
- the fmt gene encoding methionyl-tRNA formyltransferase, with product MPLRLIFMGTPDFAVPTLLELVAHGHEVVAVYTRAPKPGGRRGLQLQPTPVEQEARRLGISVLTPKTLKTPEALEAFHAHDADAAVVVAYGMILPQAILDAPKLGCFNLHASLLPRWRGAAPINRAIMAGDAESGVMVMKMDVGLDTGDVAMAERLPISDSMTASDLHDALAPLGADLMVRAMGALQRGGLQLTKQSEAGVTYAAKIEKAEARIDWKQAAHAVLRHIHGLSPFPGAWCELLGEGEPVRLKILRCELAKGAGEPGDVLDDNLAIACGDGAVRILELQRAGKAPMKAADFLRGTPLKPPARLA from the coding sequence ATGCCTCTTCGCCTGATCTTCATGGGCACGCCCGATTTCGCGGTGCCGACGCTGCTGGAGCTGGTGGCCCATGGCCACGAGGTCGTGGCGGTCTACACCCGCGCGCCGAAGCCGGGCGGGCGGCGCGGCCTGCAATTGCAGCCGACGCCGGTCGAGCAGGAGGCGCGTCGCCTCGGCATATCAGTGCTGACGCCGAAGACCCTCAAGACTCCGGAAGCGCTCGAGGCGTTTCACGCGCATGACGCGGATGCCGCCGTCGTCGTGGCCTATGGCATGATCCTGCCGCAGGCGATTCTCGACGCGCCGAAGCTCGGCTGCTTCAACCTGCATGCTTCGCTATTGCCGCGCTGGCGCGGCGCCGCGCCGATCAACCGCGCCATCATGGCGGGCGATGCCGAAAGCGGCGTGATGGTGATGAAGATGGATGTCGGCCTCGACACCGGCGACGTCGCGATGGCCGAGCGGCTGCCGATCTCGGACAGCATGACGGCATCCGACCTGCACGACGCGCTGGCGCCGCTCGGCGCCGATCTGATGGTACGCGCAATGGGCGCGCTGCAGCGTGGCGGCTTGCAGCTGACGAAGCAGAGCGAGGCCGGCGTCACCTACGCTGCCAAGATCGAGAAGGCCGAGGCGCGGATCGACTGGAAGCAGGCGGCGCACGCGGTGCTGCGGCACATTCACGGGCTTTCGCCGTTCCCCGGCGCCTGGTGCGAGCTTTTGGGCGAGGGCGAGCCGGTGCGGCTGAAGATCCTGCGTTGCGAATTGGCGAAAGGCGCGGGCGAGCCGGGCGATGTGCTCGACGACAATCTTGCGATCGCCTGCGGCGATGGCGCGGTCCGGATCCTCGAACTGCAGCGCGCCGGCAAGGCGCCGATGAAGGCCGCGGATTTTCTGCGCGGCACGCCGTTGAAGCCGCCCGCGCGGCTCGCCTGA
- the truA gene encoding tRNA pseudouridine(38-40) synthase TruA: MPRYKLTIEYDGTPFSGWQIQDTAPTVQGALETAVKAICGEDVRVHGAGRTDAGVHARGQVAHCDIAKQFPPGRFRDGLNAHLRPNPIGVLAADIVSDDFEARFSAIKRHYLYRITNTRANLALDIGRVWRVPRALDADAMHEAAQRLLGKHDFTTFRDTECQAKSPEKTLDQLDVTREGDAINIVTSARSFLHSQVRSMVGSLVWVGEGRWSPDDLFGALAARNRAACGPVAPPDGLYLMRVDY, encoded by the coding sequence ATGCCCCGCTACAAGCTCACCATCGAATATGACGGCACGCCGTTCTCCGGCTGGCAGATCCAGGACACCGCGCCGACCGTGCAGGGCGCGCTGGAGACGGCGGTCAAGGCGATCTGCGGCGAGGACGTGCGCGTCCATGGCGCCGGGCGTACCGATGCCGGCGTGCATGCGCGCGGCCAGGTCGCGCATTGCGACATCGCCAAGCAATTTCCGCCCGGCCGCTTCCGCGACGGGCTGAACGCGCATCTGCGGCCCAATCCGATCGGCGTGCTGGCGGCTGATATCGTATCAGACGATTTCGAGGCGAGGTTCTCGGCGATCAAGCGGCACTATCTCTATCGCATCACCAACACCCGTGCGAACCTCGCGCTCGACATCGGTCGCGTCTGGCGCGTGCCGCGGGCGCTCGATGCCGACGCGATGCACGAGGCCGCGCAGCGACTGCTCGGCAAGCACGATTTCACCACCTTCCGCGACACCGAGTGCCAGGCCAAGTCGCCGGAGAAGACGCTCGATCAGCTCGACGTCACGCGCGAGGGCGATGCCATCAACATCGTGACGTCCGCGCGCTCGTTCCTGCACAGCCAGGTGCGTTCGATGGTCGGCTCGCTGGTCTGGGTCGGCGAGGGCCGCTGGAGCCCTGACGATCTCTTTGGCGCACTCGCCGCCCGCAACCGCGCCGCCTGCGGCCCCGTGGCGCCACCGGACGGGCTCTATTTGATGCGGGTGGATTATTAG